DNA sequence from the Streptomyces sp. HUAS 15-9 genome:
CGGCCGCCCTGGCACTCACCGGCGCGGCCTTCGGCTGGCTGGTGCTGTGGCGCCTGCGGGCGACCCGGTTCCCGCCGCAGGCACTCGCGGAGGCGGCCTTCACGGCGGTGCTGATGTTCACGGTGACCAGCCGGGTGATCAGCCCGCAGTACCTCGTATGGCTGATCGGCCTGGCCGCCGTCTGCCTGTGCTTCCGCCAGAGCCGCATGGGCCTGCCCGCCCTTCTCCTGATGCCGGCGGCCTTCGTCACACTCCTGGAATTCCCGATCGGCTTCGCCCACGTCGTGGCCAGCGACCGGTACGGCACGACCCTCCTGCTCCTGCGCAACGGCCTGCTCCTCACCACCACCCTCCTGGCCGCCCACACCCTGTGGCACACCACAGCCTCCGAGCCCCACACCCCCCAGGTACCGAGCCAGCCGACCCACACGAACGGGACTCCGGTCTCTTCCTGAGCGGGAGAACAGCTCGCTCAGCCCAGCTGAGCTCGCACGTAGTCCTGCCACTGCGTGGTGAACTGCTCGGGCGTCGTGCCGAGCACCTTCCTCAGGGCGGCCTCGACCGCGCCCGCGCGCTTTCCGTGGGTGCCGACGGTTCGGTAGAACTCGGCCAGGCGGAGCTCGCCCCAGTGGTCGGCGATCATCCGGCAGGCCAGCCAGCCAGTCTCGTAGGCCTGGGCGAGTCTGGTGGGGTCGCTGTCGAAGCCGAAGTCTTTGTCGGTGGGCAGATCGGGCGGTACCCGGTTCTCCTGGACGGCGCGGGCCAGCTCGGGTGCGGCCTCGGCGGGTGTGCGGCCCGTGCCGAGGTAGCCGATCCAGTCGGCGTAGCCCTCGGACAGCCACAGCGGGGTGGCCGGGGTGGTGTCCGCACGGGTCGCCACATGGGTCGTCTCATGGGTGAGCACGACCTGTTTGCCGACGTCGCCGAGAAGGGCGTACGCCTCCGGGTTGATCACGACCCGGTCCGCGGGCGCCCTGCCGGAGCCGCCCGCCTCGCCCGTGGTGACCGCGGCGATCCCGCGGTAGGAGGAGGCTGGTGAGCCGAGGACGCCCGCCATGCCCTCCAGGGACTTCGGTACGAGGACCACGACCCGCCGTGTCCAGTGCGTGCCCCACGCCTGGGAGACGGCGGGCACCGCGCGGTCGGCGAGCCGTGCATAGGTGTGCAGTGCGGTGGCCGACTGCCCGACCCCGAGGATCAGGCTGTGGCCGCCCTTGACGGCCGTCACCGCGCCCTGGTCCCACAGCTGCTGGGCCGCCTTCTTGGCGGGCCTGTCGGCGGCGACGTACCACTGCCCGTCGGCCCTGTGGCGGAGCGTGAGCGTGCGGCCGGTGGTCACCGGGGCCGTGTCGATGCCGCGCAGCCGGTAGCGGAGCTCGGCGGCGGCGGTGGCCGTGGAGCCGGTGCGGTGCAGGCCGGTCAGCCGGTAGGTCCAGGAGTCCAGCGGGACCGTGTGGAGGTTCTCGTACTGCGTGCGTGAGCCCGTCCTGTCGTATGCCGCCTCGTCGTGCCCGAGGAGCGCCGCCGCCCGCCGGTCGAGCATCTGCTGCACCTCGGTGCGCGCGGAGTCGGCGCCCGTCCGTCCGCCGCCGCACCCGGTCAGGGGAACGAGCAGCAGACAGAGTCCCACCACTCCCGAGCGCCACGCCCGTCTGCGACCAGCCATTTCCCGATCGTACGGCCCGACGCGCCGGGTCAGACCCGGGTGACCGAGGAGATGGGCATCATCCCGACCGGGTCGTAGCGCACCGGCGCGCCGGGGTGGGGCGCGTGGATCACCTGGCCGTTGCCCGCGTACATCGCCACATGGCCGGCGTCGGAGCGGTAGACGACCAGGTCACCGGGGCGCACCTGGGAGAGCGGGATCCGCCGACCCGCGTAGCGCTGCTCCTGCGAGGTGCGCGGCAGCTGGACCCCGGCGTGCGCGTACGACCACTGCATCAGGCCCGAACAGTCGAAGCCGGAGGGTCCGTTGGCGCCCCAGACGTAGGGGCGGCCGAGGGCGGAGCGGGCGGCGGCGAGGGCGGCGGCGGCGCGGCCGGCCGGGGCGGCGGAGCCGGAGAGCTCCGGCATGTACTGGCGGGCGCCGCGGGTGGCCCGTTCGTAGGCGGCGCGCTCCGCGTCCGGCAGGGAGTTGAGCAGCTTGCGGGCCTCGGCGAGCTTCTTCTCGACGGTCCGCTTGTGCGAGGCGACGGCCTTACGGCTCCGCTCCAGTTCGGTGAGCTTCCCGACCGTCTCGGAGCGCTCTTGGGCGAGTTCGCGCAGGGCCGACTGAAGCTCCTTGAGCCGGCCGGCCTGGTGGGCGCCGATCCGGTCGAGCGTGGCCGCCTTGTCGAGGTAGTCCTCCGGGTCGTCGGAGAAGAGCAGGGCCACGGTGGGATCGATGCCACCCGAGCGGTACTGGGCGCCGGCCAGCGAACCGAGCTCGTCCCGCATGGTGTTGATGCGCTCCTGCTGACGGGCGATGTGGTCCTGTGCGTCGCTGACCTGCCTGCGCAGCACGCCCGCGCGTTCGCCGGCCCTGTCGAAGGCCTCGGTCGCGTTCTCCGCCTCCTGGTAGAGGCGGTCCACCTCGGCGCGGGGGTCGCCGTGCGGCGCGGCTGCCGCCGGTACGGCGCCGAGGGCCGCGGCGGCGGCGGACAGGACGCACAGGACGACGGCGCCCCGGTTGAACCCGGACGGTACAAGGCGGCGATGGGACCCCACGGGAAGCCGCGCTCCTTCCGCTGGCGGACGGCTGACTGTTCGGAAACTCGCCAGACAGTAGCCGCGCGGACACGCAGCGTCCAAAGTCCTCCAGCCGGTCGCGCAACGCGACGACCCGCCGCCGACGCAGGTCAGCAGCGGGTCGTGGAGTCAGCTCGCGTTGTCGCGAATCCCCCGTTCGGGCGGCAGCCGCGGGGTCAGACGCGGACGCCGAACTGGAACGGCATGTTGCCGATCGCCTCGTAGCGCACGACGGCACCGGTGTGCGGGGCGTGCAGCACCTGGCCGTTACCGGCGTAGAGGCCGACGTGGTGCAGGTCCCCGTAGAAGAACACCAGGTCGCCGACCTGGAGCTGGCTCATGGAGAGGCGGGTGCCGATGCCCGCCTGGGCCTGGGAGGTGCGCGGGATGGAGACGCCGGCCTGGGCGTAGGCGTAGGAGGTCAGGCCCGAGCAGTCGAAGGAGGAGGGGCCGGTGGCGCCGTAGACGTACGGCTTGCCGATCTGGGCCTGCGCGGCGGAGAAGGCCGCGGCGGCCCGGCCGGAGGCGGAGGTGTCGTTGCCGAGGTCCACGCGCTCGGTGGAGGAGCGGCTGGCGCGGCTCTGCTCGGCGGCGAGCGCCGCCTTCTCCTTGGCCGTCAGCGTGTTGAGGAG
Encoded proteins:
- a CDS encoding C40 family peptidase codes for the protein MGSHRRLVPSGFNRGAVVLCVLSAAAAALGAVPAAAAPHGDPRAEVDRLYQEAENATEAFDRAGERAGVLRRQVSDAQDHIARQQERINTMRDELGSLAGAQYRSGGIDPTVALLFSDDPEDYLDKAATLDRIGAHQAGRLKELQSALRELAQERSETVGKLTELERSRKAVASHKRTVEKKLAEARKLLNSLPDAERAAYERATRGARQYMPELSGSAAPAGRAAAALAAARSALGRPYVWGANGPSGFDCSGLMQWSYAHAGVQLPRTSQEQRYAGRRIPLSQVRPGDLVVYRSDAGHVAMYAGNGQVIHAPHPGAPVRYDPVGMMPISSVTRV